One Diabrotica undecimpunctata isolate CICGRU unplaced genomic scaffold, icDiaUnde3 ctg00002644.1, whole genome shotgun sequence genomic region harbors:
- the LOC140432044 gene encoding uncharacterized protein has translation MMDSTSTGAQMKRKLLFEFWRSIPANGRLNAVINFVKMSFDDLDIDQEQEKQLKVFLKNECEKIRVKWVQKQRRLDLFLSEYEQWLNNDLTFDMLILANQSPKPSTSGGRPQKTFMDSSKKTKKRKIQHLLSDYSKDQLSFAAQLSVRASGKRNAAMLMEEVSSASPKRASTYKKARKNLDVQMKQRPYTPEEALAFFIANNFTVQSYKNVQQEAKERGFNAYPCYDYVAKVKEQCYPRVENITVTDISAEVRLDALLNHTAQRICKNILGERLDTNMQNYSLIYKWGCDGSSGHSLYKQPFEDPESTDEYMFIISLVPIKLVNNLQETIWQNPRPSSPRFCRVLKFIYKKESEALIKDECRAIESQIQELVPTLIEVRGVTISVTHQMILTMIDGKVCNVLSDNRSTQRCFICKATSKEMNTALITKEPDDNMYQFGISSLHAYIRTMECLLNISYRQDFCEWQVRGDNKKEMFKTRKDEIKKKFKEVGLIIDKVKPGFGTSNDGNTARAFFYNYTTTARIINLNEGLIHNFGTILAAVASGYEIDSVKFQNYCIKTRKLYLSLYPWYNMPVTVHKILVHGADIIKNSLIPVGQMSEEASEAKNKEIRRVRLGHTMKISRQRSNYDLIKYLLISSDPYISLLRKLPLKQFSRHDRDIKFLLKQ, from the exons ATGATGGATTCGACATCTACAG GTGCCCAAATGAAGCggaaattattatttgaattttgGCGTTCTATACCGGCTAATGGTCGATTAAATGCAGTAATCAACTTTGTGAAGATGAGTTTTGATGATCTGGATATTGATCAAGAACAAGAGAAGCAGTTAAAGGTGTTCTTAAAAAATGAATGCGAAAAAATTCGAGTCAAATGGGTTCAGAAGCAAAGACGACTGGACTTGTTTTTAAGTGAATACGAACAATGGTTAAATAATGATTTAACTTTCGATATGCTGATATTAGCAAATCAATCTCCAAAACCAAGTACTAGTGGTGGTAGACCTCAAAAAACTTTTATGGATAGCTccaaaaagacaaaaaagaggAAAATTCAACATTTACTTAGCGACTACAGTAAAGACCAATTATCGTTTGCTGCACAATTAAGTGTCCGAGCGAGTGGCAAACGTAATGCTGCTATGTTGATGGAAGAAGTATCGTCAGCCTCACCAAAACGTGCTTCCACATATAAGAAAGCAAGAAAAAATTTAGATGTCCAAATGAAACAAAGACCCTATACACCTGAAGAAGCTTTGGCCTTTTTTATAGCAAACAATTTTACTGTCCAATCTTATAAGAATGTACAACAAGAGGCAAAAGAAAGAGGTTTTAATGCGTATCCATGTTATGATTACGTAGCAAAGGTAAAAGAGCAGTGTTATCCTCGAGTTGAAAATATTACAGTGACTGATATATCGGCGGAAGTAAGACTGGATGCTCTACTTAATCATACCGCACAGAGAATATGTAAGAACATTCTAGGAGAAAGGTTAGACACCAACATGCAAAATTATTCTTTAATATATAAGTGGGGGTGTGATGGTTCATCAGGACATAGTTTATATAAGCAACCGTTTGAGGATCCAGAGAGCACAGATGAATATATGTTTATAATCTCATTAGTTCCAATAAAACTCGTAAACAATCTACAAGAGACCATATGGCAAAATCCTCGGCCATCATCACCAAGATTCTGTAGAGTactcaaatttatttataagaaagaAAGCGAAGCACTGATAAAAGATGAATGTAGAGCGATTGAAAGTCAAATTCAAGAGTTAGTTCCAACTCTTATAGAAGTCCGAGGCGTTACCATCTCGGTCACGCATCAAATGATTCTGACAATGATTGATGGTAAAGTGTGTAATGTGTTAAGTGATAATAGATCAACTCAAAGGTGTTTTATCTGTAAGGCAACATCTAAAGAAATGAATACAGCATTAATAACGAAAGAGCCAGACGATAATATGTACCAGTTTGGAATATCTAGCTTACATGCTTACATTCGTACGATGGAATGCCTTTTAAATATTAGTTATCGTCAAGATTTTTGTGAGTGGCAAGTAAGAGGAGacaataaaaaagaaatgttTAAAACAAGGAAAGACGAAatcaagaaaaaatttaaagaagtgGGTCTCATTATCGACAAAGTAAAACCAGGATTTGGTACCAGTAACGATGGGAATACCGCAAgagcatttttttataattatacgaCCACAGCACGCATCATCAACCTTAATGAAGGGCTCATTCACAATTTTGGGACGATTCTTGCAGCTGTTGCGTCTGGCTATGAGATTGACTCTGTTAAATTTCAGAACTACTGTATAAAGACTAGGAAactatatttaagtttgtaccCATGGTATAACATGCCTGTGACTGTTCACAAAATATTGGTACATGGAGCAGACATAATCAAAAATTCACTAATACCGGTAGGGCAAATGTCTGAAGAAGCATCCGAggctaaaaataaagaaataagaagagTCAGACTGGGACATACAATGAAAATTTCAAGACAGCGAAGCAATTATgacttaattaaatatttattaatatcatcTGATCCATATATATCGTTGTTGCGAAAACTTCCACTAAAACAATTTTCTAGACATGATAGAGATATAAAATTtctattaaaacaataa